A stretch of Planctomicrobium piriforme DNA encodes these proteins:
- a CDS encoding alpha/beta fold hydrolase yields the protein MNKVALKIDGPKKAKTCVVLAHGAGESFDSTFLSYFAEGLGALRHRVVRFDFPYMAERSTLGRKRPPDKEEVLCATWHEVLKQLPFDKEKIVIGGKSMGGRIATLVADECQVAGVVCLGYPFHPTGRPEKLRVEHLADLKTQTLIVQGEIDPFGSREEVAGYTLSEAIRLHWVPEGDHSYNVKRGSDRAHEQNLKNAMRAVEEFLFERFN from the coding sequence ATGAACAAAGTTGCTTTGAAAATCGACGGGCCGAAGAAGGCCAAGACGTGCGTGGTGCTGGCGCATGGTGCGGGGGAGAGTTTCGACTCGACGTTTCTCTCGTACTTTGCCGAAGGCCTGGGTGCACTGCGGCATCGCGTCGTGCGTTTTGATTTTCCATATATGGCCGAGCGCTCGACCCTCGGTCGCAAACGTCCGCCGGATAAGGAAGAGGTGCTCTGCGCCACCTGGCACGAGGTGCTGAAACAGCTTCCGTTCGACAAAGAGAAGATCGTGATCGGCGGCAAATCGATGGGAGGCCGCATCGCCACTCTCGTCGCCGACGAATGTCAGGTGGCCGGCGTGGTCTGTCTCGGATATCCGTTTCATCCCACCGGCCGTCCGGAGAAGCTGCGGGTCGAACATCTAGCCGATCTCAAGACGCAGACGTTGATCGTGCAGGGAGAGATCGACCCGTTTGGTTCGCGCGAAGAAGTTGCCGGCTACACGTTATCGGAAGCGATTCGCCTGCACTGGGTGCCGGAGGGGGATCACAGCTACAACGTCAAACGGGGCAGCGACCGCGCTCACGAACAGAACCTCAAGAACGCCATGCGGGCGGTGGAAGAGTTCTTGTTTGAGAGGTTTAATTGA